TGGCCAAGGTAAGAATGCCGCCCTCAGTAAACTTTATCCCTCTCGACTTTTCATCTTGATGTTTTTCCAAAGGAATATGATTCTGTCGACGCTCTTCTACTTTTTAGAAAACGAAAAGGTGAGCAGGCTGGAGTGATGCGACAACATGCTAAGATGTAAACATATTCACCCTTAGGCATGTATATTAGACTGAAACAGTAATAGTCTTTACAAAGCTATACTAGAGGTAtcgtaataataataatattaatattattttaaaatgaaaaagaagaccatttttatttataaagcttagtttagaaatttaaaatataatatttgcCCTGATTCACCACCTTGCAATCTTGAACGCTACAAGGTACTTCATCAGTCCTGCTTGGACGGTACTGCGTGGGTAAGAATATTAAGTTCTTATTATCCCACATAATCCACTCACGGTTATTGCTGATACTATACTGATATCCTTCTGGGAGTGTTTTGCGAGTTAAAGTCCCCTTTACTGGACTTATCATTATATCTGACTTAGATGTGGGAGGTGTTTTTATTAAGATTGGCCAGGCTCCTATTTCGGTCATCAGCATACTTGGATTACCTTCAATGAACTGAAGCGACCTGAAGAGCTGCAGTTGCTTTTCGGGGGCTATAACTTGCTCGCAAGTCTGAGTTTTGATGTTCAGGATCCTGACCACCCCTCCGACCTCACAGGATAGAATTCGCTTTTCGTCTGCAGCGAAAGCAAGGTCTCTGATGCTCTCTTCTGAGGCAAAATCGATAGTAGTCTCTGGCTTTTCTTGATCTCCATTGTTTGAATTCAAGTTCCAGATTAAAATCTGAAGGTCGTCGCCACTCGACGCTAAGTATTTTCCCGTTGGAGAAAAGGTGACAGCATAGACGTAGTCTCTGTGACCATTGCGGCCAGCGAAGAGTCTATGCTCTGTGACGTCGCTGTCattatcgtcatcttcggcgAGCGGAAGCCTAGATATGTCCCATAATCGAACTGACCTATCGTCAGATGCTGACGCCACGAGTTTCCCATCTGGGGACACCACGGCACATCGTACCCAGTCTTGATGGCCTCGCAGACGGTGCTTTATGGCTCGGCCTCGTATGTCCCAGACACGAGCCGTCCCATCTTTAGAAGCTGAGACCAGAATGTCGTCGTCGTAAGAGAAATCCAATTATGTGATATTGGCTTCATGCTCTGAGAACGAGCATATGATATGCCCTGTATCGCAGTCCCAGAGACAGATTTTGCCGTCAGAAGATGCTGAAGCAAATAGCCCCCCATCTGGTGCGAAGGCAACAAAACTGAGGTTAGTGGAATGCCCTATTTCGGGGGATGGTGTCATGGGCCAATTTGCATCATTCAAAACAGCATCAGCCGTCTGTGGGATGCTCATATCCCAAACCCGTACTGTTGAGTCGCTCGACGATGATACCAAGCGCTGTCCATGAAGTTCGAAATCTAGCGAGAATATTGAGGCACTGTGTCCGCGCAAGACTCTCTCGATCGCGTAACTAGGAATCATAGTAGCATTCCATGGTAGGCCGTGTGACTCGATGTGGCAGCAAGCCATATTCACCCATAAGAAGTTGAGAGGAGCTACAGCTGAAAGCTTAGCATTTACTTGACTTTGAAACGGCTCCCTGAAGCCAGCCCTCTTGGCTAGCTCGGCCACTTTCagagatatatattttttgaTGACTCCATCTTTCAAGTGATTTGAGTAGCGCTCATCATCAATTTTCAGCGTCATTTCATTGGTTGGAGTAAGTCCTATCGTAGCCTCTTTGCAGTCATCAGGAACCTTCTCGCGGTCAACGGAAATCAGCCATTTTATATGTGGTGATAGTTGCGCAGTTTTCTTGATCAGCCGAAGCATATCGTCTATAGGTGAGCCATAGCGGCGCACCGACTCTGAATCGTCATTGGTGTGTAGCTCCTCATTGGCATTTACGCATAATTCATCAATGGCATCAACGATGACGTACGTCAAGCCAAACTTTGTGCCGTCTCTGTGGCTATCATCAATCATCTCATAAAGCACGGTAGACATTGCGTAAAAGTCACTTAAATCGTTGAACGTGTCTCGGCCGGTGGAACGAAACTTTTCCTCCATATGCTCCACGAGAGACGGCTGCGACTTAAGTATTTGCCAAATTAGACTCTTGATAGCCTGCGTCACATAACCATGCGGCTGGTGACGGCCGTCACAAAATAAATACGCCAGATTGAATTTATCAATGCTGGACATTGTTTTTGCCTCCTCTAAAAGTCCTTGAGCCGTGGCACGCATAAGCATCGTCTTGCCAGCTCCAGGAGGGCCCGTAACCCAGAGCACGCGGCAGCCATCTCCGGCTAGATCCTTAGGCTTCCGCGAAAAGAATCTTTTGTATTCTTGGGTATCTCTTGCCCAGTCGTAGaaaaaaggataaaattctttctcttccagaTTGTGCTTCGTTTCGAACAGAGGCGGCACAATGGGCTGCAGTTTTCTCCGTAGGTTGTACAATCGCTCTTTGACTGCTTCGGGCACTTCATTGTCTGCTTGCAACATTTCTCTGGATGATTTAACTTTATCAACCAGTAGTACTAACGAGCGGAAAATAAACGATAAGATCAAGGAGCTTCATCTATATTCTAGTGGCAAGAGAGCTGCCATCGATCACTGGCTAGGGGATGATGGTATTCCCACTCTTACTAAGGCAAGTTTGTTCCTCGCTTTCCCACGTTCATCTTGGCCGCTTTCTAGCCATTAGTCTAGGGGTTCTGATCAAAGCTAACAATCAAATACCCAAAGTTTAGCTGGAGAAACTTCATATCCATATCGTTCGGGTACGGTAGCTCCATCTCCATTCTAATACATGTCTTAATAGGACAGAGCTAATGCATTTCTCATTCCAGGAAACGGTATCTGAAGAATATTGCAAAGACATCATTACGTTCATCATAAATGGCTTGGtcaaaatgaagaaaaggtaTAGAGACCGACATACATGCAACTTCAAATTGGATTTTGGGACGGTGGACTCCGTATTTTGGAATCCAACTCACACGCTAGTGGACTTGGATGAGATGTAAGTCTTACAAGCCTTCTCCAAAGCACGGCCGCTTTGTGACCTTGAGACGTGTTGCTATTATCGCGCTACGAACTGGCTTTTGCTAATCAATGTAATTCTACACAGTGCACATCGGATCACTCCCAGGCTGGCCAAATTCCTCAAGAGCCTTAGAGATTTTGTCCCTCTCAGAGAGAAAAATGCTGGCCAGGAGATCCGCCGAACTCGAGTGGCAATTATCGATAATGGTATACTGAGCATCACACCAAGATCATATGACAAGGCCGCAGATATGAGGGCGAGGCAGAACAAAGACGGTGTTGAAGACAACGCTTCTATCAGATCTCCGGGTGTAAAGGGTGTCTTCAATTTCTCAAATGCTAAAGAAAAGAGTACTCCAGCTTTAGACGATGATCAAAAATATGATGCAACCGGACGCAAGAGCCTTTGGTCCAGCATCAAAGCAGGACGCTCTTTTGTGGATGATGGATCAAAAGTCTACCCATGGCTGTTTGCGTCTGATCCTCATGGTACGCAGATGGCGAACCTGATATGCGCTATGGATCCATTCTGTGAACTATATGTGGCAAGGGTCGCTGAAGGCAAGTATGGTATCACACCAGACAGGGCTGCCAGGGTAAGTGTCTTATGAAGGACATCCTATTTggttatttaaagtttaaagaTTGTCCTGACGCTACTATAGGCCATCGAATGGGCTCTTGAAAAAGAGGTAGACATCATTTCCATGAGCATCGCCCTTCTGGACCGTGGAAAGGATGACTTGGAACACTGGGTTAGTAAGGCCAAGGAAAAGGGAGTTATTATTGTCTGCAGCACCCATGACGAAGGAACGAGGTTGCCAACATCGTACCCGGCTTATTGGAAACCGGGGCTCGTAATCTCAGCCTGCGATGAGTATGGTCGGCTACTCCGTGATATCGACGAGCAACAGTACGACTACAGGATCCAGGGACAGAACGTGGCAGCTGATGTCATACCCTTTGTCGAGTCAAGTGATTCTCTCACTGGCAGCTCTGTCTCGACGGCACTCGCCGCGGGCCTGAGCTCACTCATCCTAACCTGCTATAAGCTAGCCCGCCTCCAACGTAAGGAACCAGGAGCGGAGTGTGGGCAAGGTATGCCACCATCGCGAGGGATGTTGGACAGCCCAGGAAAATTCCCTTACGCGGAAGGCCAACTGAACCTGGTAAAAGATTACCTGGCGAAGATGGTAGTTAATAACACCAAACATATAATGCTGGAAAAGTTCGGAAACATTGACTCTACTACAAAGGAAGGTGATGAAATAGATTCCAGAAAGGTCTTACAAGACTCATTCGGCATGCAGAGTTAATGTAGTTCCAAAGAGTTGAAATAGGAAGAGGTACATCCGGGTTAAAAAGTGGACATTCTTTATTGTattagattatatatatatatatttttggTTAAGCCTTATAGCTTGCTATAGGGATGTGCTTTTTCCATATGTCATgatttaataataagctaaatttatttttgccACCGTTATATACCGAACATAATTTTCCATAACTGCAAATCTTTCAGTTGCGGTTGCTCCAACAAGAAGCCCATTACATCTGACCAAAGCTTGTTAGAACCATATTAGGAATACCTTTGCCAGCTATAAGAGATATCTTGTCCCGCAAATTCCGTAACTCCCATATCGTGGAGAGGATCCATTGGGGACTGACTCGTACTTCATGAATCAAGAATTtagaatttaattattaaaggttttataaaccATAACGTTCAATATATGTTATACGTTTGAAGAGCTTTAGAAGCAAAAGCATTATCAGGAGTTTACCCAATTTTGCAGCAGGAAGGATtatgttttataatatatgtCTTTTTAGCTTAACTCTATAACcctaggttaaaaaaaaaagccctaATACTAAAATTTACAGTGTCCTACTCTTAGGCAATACATCGTTTACTTAGCTGCGACTGGAAGGGGCTATCACAGCCCAATCTTACGGCCGAAACATCTCCAACACCCCAACATATCATCAGCACTAGCAACATAGGATAGGCTTTACCTTTTTGGAATAGTAAGCATACGTAATGTAATATATTAGTGAGAATGTCCGTGCCGATATAAGGTACAGGAGACTTCCATTTAATCCCAACCCAAACTTAACTACATTACAAAGTGTCGATTTCCTGGAATATTATACCACTTCATTCAAAATATTTCGTGATTATGCAGTTCAAAAATCCACTTACCAAAGATCCGCAAGGCTCTGAAGCTATTGACCGAGACTACTATCAACGCAAGCCAAAGCCGCTCCCATCGGATCCAGCCATACGTTCTCTAATCCAGGCTGTGTTAAAAGATGGATATGTAGTCATTCCCAACGCCTTTAGTGAAGCAGAGGCCCTTGAAGCAAAGGCAGAGATTGATCGGCTTCATGGCCAGAGCCCACGCATTGGCCGCGACTCATTTGACGGGTTCAAGACGAACCGTATCTTCGCTTTACTGAACAAAACGCGCGTGTTTGACAAGTTTTGCTTGATACCCCAAGTCCACGCACTCAACGAGTTCTTCTTGGACGACGATTACCTTATTTATATTATGGAGACCATCACTATCAATCCTGGCGAGAAGGCTCAGGTGCTACATCACGATGATGGTGTCATTCGGCTGCCGAGACCGCGGCCTCCTGTCACAGCTGCTACCATGATTGTGCTGGATGACTACACTGAGATAAATGGCGCTACGAGAATTATTCCCGGAAGCCATCTCTGGGGCAGCGACAGATTGGGCGAGGAGTCAGAAGCCAAGTCAGTGGTCTGCCCGAGGGGCAGTGTAATTTATTTCCTCGGCACGACATGGCACTCTGGCGGAGCAAACAGGAGCGACAATCCACGATATGCTGCAACGATTCAGTACTGCCAGCCCTATATTCGGCCGTTGGAGAACTTAATGCTCGCAGTGGATCCCAGAAAGGCACTATCAGGCGAGATTCCGAGGAAGATTGTCGATATGATGGGGTATCGCAGTGCTATTCCTTTCGTGGGCTATGGTAAGGTCCCTTCAATGGAGAGGGGTTGTCTTCACGAGTCATAGAGAGCAAATGCTAACAGCGAGTGAATCATAGCCGATGGGCTGAATCCTAGAAAAGCCACAAATCGGTTGATTCGGTGGTTACAGGGTCCTGTGGACTATAATCCTCCTACTTTTGCCAAAGAATCTggtgaaaaggaaaagagaatcCTGAGCAAGCTGTGAAGCCTGTGATAAGTCCTCGGTAGAAACAGTTGTGTCCACTTGTATGATGTGCCAAAAAAGCTATCTTGCAACGACAGGTTGTCTGCTGGCTACATTATTGTTTCTTCACTTCTGTTTAGGCTGGCCTCCTATGTCAGCTTACATCTATTAGACCGCGGGTGCGGGCGTCTTAGGGCTCACTAATACCCTGGGTATGTCAACTGAATTGATTGGCTTGAACTTTAATTGTAGAACTAAGCAGAAAGAAGGTGTTGTAGGTCCACTTGGTTGTGTATTAATTGGACCTCCAGTGCTTAGAAAGCCTCATGCTGTTGTATGCCGAGGAGATAGGTAGACTAATAAGATATCAGTTGTAGGTGTTGGACTTGTTCTATGTGCCAAGAAAAAAGTGTGTGGTTAGTTTCCTATCTAGACACTTAATACATATTTCTATTTGAAGCAAGTCTACTGCACACATCGCCTATTACTAGGTTTCAAGGTGATAAAATGTAGCCTTACAACATTCGTCAATTTTTATTACCCCTCCTGGGCATTTCCCGTTCATTCTTTTACAGCCTATATTATCAGGTACCACTGAATCGTAATGCCATATCCATTATAAAGACTaaaaacgaaagaaagagagaacgaaaaaaaaaaaaaaaagattaaaggttaaaagaaataaagaggCGTAATATAATAGGGTTGGATTCTCTGAGCACATTTATAAGCCATCTATTTCTCTAAATAAACCTTCCATCCAATCTCCTGGAGCTTCGCAGCCTTTGCTTCGACCTCATCACCCATAACCCTCATGAAATCCGCCATAACTTGCCTATATTCCGCATCACTAGCCAAAAGGATTCGCACAGCCATGATACCAGCATTAGTCGGGTTGCTAATGCCTACCATAGCGACGGGGCAGCCACGCGGCATCTAAACGATGCTCAAGAGACTGTCGTTAACATCCAGATGGGCACGCCAAAAGCGGGGCACGCCAGCAGCTGCGATCTAGACGCGAATGCTGCTCGACTAGCGTCAGACTTGGTTAGTTTGCTCATGGTGTTTGGTGTGAGATGCGCGGAGTTGATATTGAAGTCGTGGGGAACGCGGAAACGCTCGAGAATCTCGAAAGCGCCGCAGAGAACTTGGAGGTCTGAATCAGCGCCCATGTTAACCACGACCCAGAGGGTTGGTGATGTTTCGCGATAGTGCTGGGGAGGAAGTGGTTGGTTGTACTGCTAGAACAGCGCTGGGACAGAGCTGCACGGACTTTATGTCAAGACGAGCTTGGCGAATGCTATCGACCCCTTTGATCAGGGACGCAGCTAGCTGTTCGAGGTTGATattagaagagagaaaagtgaCGGTAATATACCCAATTTTACGGGGGGGCTTGGGTATTTTGCCGTAGAGGTGCAGGCAAATATCCATGTCTGGCTCAAAAATGCTGTGTATCTGATCGACAAGAGCGTCGTAGGATACATCTTGAACACCTCCGAGAATGCCAAGCATGATTTCTCCAGAAACGTGAGATTTCAATTTGATAGACTGTGGGATAATGTTAAGTATAGAGTAAAGCTTTGCTTATACCGGGACATGTAGGGAACAGCTTCAATAGTACAATGGCCAGAATTATGCCTGTGGATATCGAGCGTCAGTTGGAATTGCCTTTCGAAGTAGAACCCGGTTTTTAGACCAAATCACTTGCGGTATTGGAGTTACTCTACAAAGTTCATCTGAAGCATGGTGGGCGTGATGTAGCAAGCGGTTCTCATGTAGCTCGAAGAAACCTACTATTAAGGAGAAGAAACATGACGGCAAAGATGCTTCGCGACCCTTAGGCGTCCATATGATCACAAAAGCCCATCTCTCTGGCGGCCCTACATGCCTCAGCAGATATTTGTCGCGGAGAGTAGAAGACCTTAGTGCAAATGCTGTCCTCATGTATAGTTTTAATAGCAGGATAGGGATAGGCACATACATCCCTCAACTTGCTTTGATCATTCTCCGCCCTCAGGCCCATGAaggaaagctgctgcttgaatGGCTGAATCTTTTCGGCCTATATTGGCAGCTTTCCCATGACTTGGGAAGCCTACTCAAATTCCTCGGGGCCGTTCACTTCGCCACGTCAGTCGTAAGACCCCTTTGTGTCTTGACCATGAACGGGAAGCCAAATGCCTCGCCGAATTCGATGCCCATCTCCGGCTGAATTGGTATATTGATCTTCTTAAAATATTCCTTCTGTTGATACTTGTCCTAGATTAGGCAGAGGATCTCCCATGACGGTTTCACGGACACCTTCTTCAACTTGCCGTCCACATCAGCACCAACTGTGGCGATCTCCTCGAAGACCTCGGAATTGGTGTGGCCTACTAGGTAAGCGCTCGCAGCCAATTATAGGCCAAGTCGTGGCAAAAGATGTATTGAAAGTCGACTTTCATCAATACGTGAATTATCGACTCAGGAAGCTGTCAACATGAAGTCTTCTTGCAGGGTCTGACGCCGCAAGTTTGGAGTCACCTGACCAATGAGACGGCTAGCCATGGCGTCTGCGGCTTTAGCGATTGATTGACTAACCTACTGCCTTGAACTGCCCTGAACTGTTATGCTCCGCCACGCTTACACGCCGCAGCACACTCAATACACGTCGCAGCCAATTCGGGCTGCATCACCAAACAGCTATTCCATGCCATTACTAAACAACCTCTTCCTAAGACATGTGGCCGGTGGAGCCGGCAAAGGACCCGAACAGTGCCCGTCGAGCTGTCCACCGTCGTCGTGAACGGACATCACCAAGCAGCCGCAAGCGAGTCCGCACTGCGTAAGTGCCATCAGTTGCGTCAGGGCCTCCAGTCTGTTCTTTGCAAATTATTATCAAATATGATTATAGAAACAATTTGACGCTAACGAGCCTCCTTCAGCTGCAATAGCTGCAGCCTTCGACGGATAAAGTGCTCAGGTGAGCAGCCATGTTCCCAATGTCATCGGGCAACCAGGCGTTGCGAATACCCTTTGGATTTCGACAAGGTATCCGTTTCTCGCGCAGAGTTGGAGGCCCTCCAGGCTCGATGCGAAGAACTAGAGCGACGTAATGCGCCCACAACTCCTGCATCCGGATTGGCAATATCACCATCCTCCAGGACTGCCTCTACCTTGGAGACGAGCAATGCTGGTGCGGCAttcggcagcagcgccaccacTGAGGACTTTGCTCCCTCTGAGGGCCGGCTGCTTCACGACCCAGATGGTACCGCACGTTACCTTGGGCCGTCATCTGGCGCTTACTTTCTCAACCGAGTCAAGGAATTCATGGCAACGATGCAGCCCCTTGTCGGCGCCCAACAGGGCTATCCTCCTCATTCAGGACAAGCATTTCTCACGAGCGTGGGGCGATATCAAACGTTCGACTCGAGGACACTGCAACTTCCGCCCGTTGACCCGTTGCAACTCCCGAGCCAGACGGAGATGACCCTCATGGTCACCGAGTTTCGGTTTTTTACTCAGGATGGCAATGGAGATTTCCCTAGCGGTGGCATTTTCTACTGGGGCAATCTATCATTCGCAAACCAGTTTCCTTATGATGCGGCAGCTGTACGGGCATCGGGTCAGCTCGCTCTCTTGCACATGGTTCTGGCTGTAGCAGCTCGTCTGGGATCTGCGGTGCATTGGAAAGATGAAGATTGTAGTGAACATTTTTTCTCCAGAGCACAGCAGATACTTGGCAACCCCCTTGATATCACTAACCACACCTCACGCGACACCTCTGTCATGCTTCTTATGGCATTCTATTTGATCGAGGCCAATCGTCGTGATGCCGCTTATATCATGGTCAGCGTTGCCTTACATCTCGCCATAATGGATGGCGCCCATTGCAGCTGCGGTCAGGGTGAGGACTTCAAACGTACGTTCTGGACCTTGTATATACTTGATTGTTGGCTATCATCTGTACTCGGACGACCGCCCAGTATCTCGGACAGTGCAATTCAATTACAGTTACCAGAAGAAACGCCGTGAGTCCATACCAAACCATCGTTAATTGACCACTCAATTTATTCACCAGCCTGTTCGCTGACTTTACGACACAGCGGATTTCCAAGCCCAGTTGGTCTTCGTGCGCACATTGATCTTGCAAAGATCTCGCGTTACATCGTATGCAACGTCTACCGAATAGCTTCATCCGATCAGTCTTCGGCCACGTCTCTACAGCATGTCGAACATGCTCTTTCGTTACTACAGCAGTGGCTGGCATCTCTGCCTCCCGCGCTGCAGATCACCGGTCAGCAAGTGAGCAAAGATAGAGCTTGTCTCGTGCTACATCTCATGTATAACCAAGTAAGCTTTTTTGCAGCTAGTACTGGACACCGTGACACGATTTAACGCATTCGACTTATTTAGGACATAATCCTCACAACGAGACCGATATTTTTCGCAGCTACCAAGAAAGTACTCGCTGACAGGTTTCTATGGCAAAAGTCTCACAAAGACAGGACAGAAAACTATCAGGGTGATTTGTACATGGCTTACGTCGGTCGCTGTCGCGACGCCGCCCGCGAAAATATTCGGCTTGGTCGGCTCATTCGCGATATCAGCCCCAGGCAGAGGCTCACTCATCAAGAAGCGCACGCAGTGTTCAACGCAGCTTTAATCATGTTGATGCAGCAACTTGCTTCTCTCCAATCAGAACCAGCAGAGACTAATGATGTCGCGTTTGCAATTGAAGTATTTCAGCAAGAGGCGAGATTAGGGAACAACTTCGGGCTAGATTGTCTCACGGTTCTACAGGA
The Trichoderma asperellum chromosome 7, complete sequence DNA segment above includes these coding regions:
- a CDS encoding uncharacterized protein (EggNog:ENOG41): MQFKNPLTKDPQGSEAIDRDYYQRKPKPLPSDPAIRSLIQAVLKDGYVVIPNAFSEAEALEAKAEIDRLHGQSPRIGRDSFDGFKTNRIFALLNKTRVFDKFCLIPQVHALNEFFLDDDYLIYIMETITINPGEKAQVLHHDDGVIRLPRPRPPVTAATMIVLDDYTEINGATRIIPGSHLWGSDRLGEESEAKSVVCPRGSVIYFLGTTWHSGGANRSDNPRYAATIQYCQPYIRPLENLMLAVDPRKALSGEIPRKIVDMMGYRSAIPFVGYADGLNPRKATNRLIRWLQGPVDYNPPTFAKESGEKEKRILSKL
- a CDS encoding uncharacterized protein (EggNog:ENOG41) yields the protein MLQADNEVPEAVKERLYNLRRKLQPIVPPLFETKHNLEEKEFYPFFYDWARDTQEYKRFFSRKPKDLAGDGCRVLWVTGPPGAGKTMLMRATAQGLLEEAKTMSSIDKFNLAYLFCDGRHQPHGYVTQAIKSLIWQILKSQPSLVEHMEEKFRSTGRDTFNDLSDFYAMSTVLYEMIDDSHRDGTKFGLTYVIVDAIDELCVNANEELHTNDDSESVRRYGSPIDDMLRLIKKTAQLSPHIKWLISVDREKVPDDCKEATIGLTPTNEMTLKIDDERYSNHLKDGVIKKYISLKVAELAKRAGFREPFQSQVNAKLSAVAPLNFLWVNMACCHIESHGLPWNATMIPSYAIERVLRGHSASIFSLDFELHGQRLVSSSSDSTVRVWDMSIPQTADAVLNDANWPMTPSPEIGHSTNLSFVAFAPDGGLFASASSDGKICLWDCDTGHIICSFSEHEANIT
- a CDS encoding uncharacterized protein (EggNog:ENOG41~MEROPS:MER0042897): MKKRYRDRHTCNFKLDFGTVDSVFWNPTHTLVDLDEIAHRITPRLAKFLKSLRDFVPLREKNAGQEIRRTRVAIIDNGILSITPRSYDKAADMRARQNKDGVEDNASIRSPGVKGVFNFSNAKEKSTPALDDDQKYDATGRKSLWSSIKAGRSFVDDGSKVYPWLFASDPHGTQMANLICAMDPFCELYVARVAEGKYGITPDRAARAIEWALEKEVDIISMSIALLDRGKDDLEHWVSKAKEKGVIIVCSTHDEGTRLPTSYPAYWKPGLVISACDEYGRLLRDIDEQQYDYRIQGQNVAADVIPFVESSDSLTGSSVSTALAAGLSSLILTCYKLARLQRKEPGAECGQGMPPSRGMLDSPGKFPYAEGQLNLVKDYLAKMVVNNTKHIMLEKFGNIDSTTKEGDEIDSRKVLQDSFGMQS
- a CDS encoding uncharacterized protein (EggNog:ENOG41), with protein sequence MWPVEPAKDPNSARRAVHRRRERTSPSSRKRVRTACNSCSLRRIKCSGEQPCSQCHRATRRCEYPLDFDKVSVSRAELEALQARCEELERRNAPTTPASGLAISPSSRTASTLETSNAGAAFGSSATTEDFAPSEGRLLHDPDGTARYLGPSSGAYFLNRVKEFMATMQPLVGAQQGYPPHSGQAFLTSVGRYQTFDSRTLQLPPVDPLQLPSQTEMTLMVTEFRFFTQDGNGDFPSGGIFYWGNLSFANQFPYDAAAVRASGQLALLHMVLAVAARLGSAVHWKDEDCSEHFFSRAQQILGNPLDITNHTSRDTSVMLLMAFYLIEANRRDAAYIMVSVALHLAIMDGAHCSCGQGEDFKRTFWTLYILDCWLSSVLGRPPSISDSAIQLQLPEETPGFPSPVGLRAHIDLAKISRYIVCNVYRIASSDQSSATSLQHVEHALSLLQQWLASLPPALQITGQQVSKDRACLVLHLMYNQDIILTTRPIFFAATKKVLADRFLWQKSHKDRTENYQGDLYMAYVGRCRDAARENIRLGRLIRDISPRQRLTHQEAHAVFNAALIMLMQQLASLQSEPAETNDVAFAIEVFQQEARLGNNFGLDCLTVLQDLSFIARALPQAQVSVADEQTTSAVTYTTSSEANGQVESAIAAPDIDLLESSCEGQAGVELNDALFKELQTWLENDYLEIYNDLRL